A window of Hymenobacter siberiensis genomic DNA:
CAAGGTGCTGAAGCTCGATAGCACCTCGCTCATCGTCACCATTCTGCTGCTCCAGATTGTGGGTATTCTCGGCGCCTGGATGTTTGCTAAAATCTCGGACCGCATCGGCAACACGCGGGCGTTGAGCATCGCGGTGTTTATCTGGATGCTGATTTGCGTGGCCGGCTATTTCGTGCAGGCCGGCTGGAGCTTCTACGCGCTGGCCTCCGTCATTGGCCTCACCATGGGGGCCGTGCAAAGCCTGTCGCGCAGCACCTATTCCAAGATTATACCCGAAAACACCCCGAATTCGGCCGCCTATTTCAGCTTTTTCGACGTGGTTGAGAAGCTCGGCATCGTTATCGGCACCCTCTCCTTCGGCCTGATTGCGCAAATCACGGGCTCGATGCGTAACAGCATTCTTTCGCTGATTGTGTTCTTCATTTTCGGCCTGGGCTTTCTGCTGACGTTGCGCGGCAAGAAGTTGCGCGAAGAATCCCTGGGGCCGATATCGCTGCCGCCGCCGCCGCCCGCCTCGGCCGGGGCCGAAATGGGCGCGCCCATGTCCCGGTAAAGTATTTCCGCCGCTGGAGCGTCCTGACCCTACGCGAGGGCCGCGCCCTCATCCGTTCACCTTCCATCTCCCCATCTTTCTTTATGAGCGACCCCACCACCGCCAATCCTTCCGTGCAAGCCCTCCTCAGCCAGGAGCTGAAGCGCGAGCTGGCCATCACCCGCCGCCTGCTGGAGCGGGTGCCCACCGAGCAGTTTGGCTGGCAGCCGCACGCCAAGAGCATGAAGCTCGGGACGCTGGCCTCGCACATGGCCAACCTCATTGGCTTCCTGCAAATGTCCCTCAGCGCCGATGCCACGGACATGGCCACCATGCAAATGCCCGAGTCGCCCACCACCACCGACGAGGTGCTCCGGCGCTTCGACGTGAACGCCGAGAACATCCACAAAGCCCTGGCCGACGTGGACGATGCCACTTTCAGCGCCATGTGGACCATGCGCCGCGGCGAACAAACCCTCATGGCCATGCCCCGCACCGCGGTGGCCCGCGTGCTCGTGCTCAACCACCTCATCCACCACCGCGGCCAGATGAGCGTGTACCTGCGCCTGCTCGACATTCCGGTGCCCGCCATCTACGGCGGCTCGGCCGACGAGGCCCCGCAGCGGTAGAAGCTGGCTATTTGCGGTCAAAAACTAGTTGCCCGCCAATCCAGGTTTGCAGCACGGCGGCACCGCGCAGCTGCTCCTTGGGCGCGGTCAGCAAGTCTGTATCCAGCACCACAAAATCGGCCAGCATGCCGGGCTTGATTTGCCCTTTGCGCTTCTCCTCGAAGCCGGCGTGGGCGGCCCAGGTGGTCATGCCGCGCAACGCCTGCTCGCGCGAAATGGCGTTTTCCATCTGGAAGCCGTCTTTGGGGAAGTTCTTGGCATCCTGCCGGGCCACGGCCGAGTGAAAGCCAAACAGCGGGTTGATGTCCTCCACCGGGAAATCGGAGCCCAGGGCCAGCTGGCCGTACTGCTTCAGCAATTCGGCGTAGGCGTAGGCCGTTTTCAGGCGCTCGGCTCCGAGGCGCTCGCCGGCCCAGTACATATCGGACGTGGCGTGGGTGGGCTGCACCGAGGGCACGATGCCGAACTGCCCGAACTTGGGCATGTCGGCCGGCGTGATGACCTGGGCGTGTTCAATGCGCCAGCGGCGGTCCTTTTGCCCCTTCAGCGCCTCGCCGTAGATGTTGAGGATGATGCGGTTGGCCGAGTCGCCGATGGCGTGGGTGTTCATCTGAAATTTCGATGCCGCCAATTCTTTGGCCAGGTCGCGGAACTGCTTTTCGGTAGAAAGCAGGAAGCCGGTTTCCTTGGGCTTGTCGGCATACGGCTTCACCAGGCAGGCCCCACGCGAGCCCAGCGCGCCATCGGCATACACCTTGAAGGAATTGATGGTGAGCTGGTCGGTGAAAACCGGGCCGTTTTTAAGGTAGTAGGCCCGGTTTTCGGGCGTGGGGGCCAGCATGGCGTAGAGGCGCAGCTTCAGCTTCTTTTGCTGCTGGAGGGCGGCCATCTGGTCGATGTCCGCTTTGTCGAGGCCGGCATCGGCGAGGCTGGTGAGGCCCACGGCCAGGCAGTTTTGCTGGGCCTGCAGCAGCAGCTGGGCGGCTTCGGCCGGGGCCGGGTCGGCGATTTTACTGCTCACCAGGCGCGTGGCATTGTCCACGAGCAGGCCGGTGAGGCGGCCCTGCGCGTCGCGCGTAATGGTGCCGCCGCTGATGGGCGTGCGGGCCGTGACGCCGGCCAAATCCAGGGCCTTCTGGTTCACGAGGGCGGCGTGGCCGTCTACACGGGTGATGAGCACGGGCACGTCGGGAAACAGCCGGTCAAGCGTGTCTTTGGTGGGGAACTGCTTGCTCGGCCAGTCGTTCTGGTCCCAGCCGCGGCCCGTGAGCCAGGCGGCCTGCGGGTATTTCTTCCGGTTCTCCTGCAGCTTCTCAATCACCGCTTTCCACGAGTTGGTGCCCACCAAATCGGCGCTCGGCAGGGCCAGCGCGTAGCGGTAGAAGTGGCAGTGCGCGTCGTAAAAGCCGGGGTAGATGA
This region includes:
- a CDS encoding DinB family protein; protein product: MSDPTTANPSVQALLSQELKRELAITRRLLERVPTEQFGWQPHAKSMKLGTLASHMANLIGFLQMSLSADATDMATMQMPESPTTTDEVLRRFDVNAENIHKALADVDDATFSAMWTMRRGEQTLMAMPRTAVARVLVLNHLIHHRGQMSVYLRLLDIPVPAIYGGSADEAPQR
- a CDS encoding amidohydrolase, coding for MSRSNHSSLRHFFAPLLLLALLSGCQSPREAVDLLVTNATVYTVDSTFAKAEAFAVKNGKFVAVGSAAELKAKYQAAQEVDAGGKFIYPGFYDAHCHFYRYALALPSADLVGTNSWKAVIEKLQENRKKYPQAAWLTGRGWDQNDWPSKQFPTKDTLDRLFPDVPVLITRVDGHAALVNQKALDLAGVTARTPISGGTITRDAQGRLTGLLVDNATRLVSSKIADPAPAEAAQLLLQAQQNCLAVGLTSLADAGLDKADIDQMAALQQQKKLKLRLYAMLAPTPENRAYYLKNGPVFTDQLTINSFKVYADGALGSRGACLVKPYADKPKETGFLLSTEKQFRDLAKELAASKFQMNTHAIGDSANRIILNIYGEALKGQKDRRWRIEHAQVITPADMPKFGQFGIVPSVQPTHATSDMYWAGERLGAERLKTAYAYAELLKQYGQLALGSDFPVEDINPLFGFHSAVARQDAKNFPKDGFQMENAISREQALRGMTTWAAHAGFEEKRKGQIKPGMLADFVVLDTDLLTAPKEQLRGAAVLQTWIGGQLVFDRK